CCCTGGGTATGAGGGGGACCGAGAACGGGAGAAAAAGTGGACAACGCATCAGAGAATGTAGGCAAAACCAATCAATCTTTTTCTCTGACCCTGGGAATGAAGGTTTACATATTACCACGTAAGAAAATGAAGCTAGCTCCTCTAGGGGgcaacccccacccctgccaaacCTCAGTGAGAGTGAATCACTTGTACTCCATAAatgcttctatttttaatttctgattccGATGTTTGGCAATATTGGCAACTTAGATTTGCAGCCTAACTCCACGTTCAAGTCAGCCAACATTTACAAACATTTCCCAGGATCGAGATACCCTCTTAGGCATGTTGTAGGATTTAAGTTCCTGCCTATGGCAGATTGGAAATGGGGCTAGTGCTTCACACCTCCCTTACCATGCCCTTGGCCACGTGATCTTGCTGTGTCTTCCTAAGTCACAAGGGCTTGGCCATGGGTGTTGTTTTGGCCAATCGGATGCTCACCGATGTGACATCAGCAGAGGCTTGAAAAGGGTCTGCGCATtggattttctctctctggagcCCTTTCCGCTCCCATGGGAAGGGCCTGCCTGGGCTGGATTGCCGGAGGATGAGATGTGAATGAAGCACAGCTGAGTTCCTTTTGTTGTCCCAGCCAAGGACAACATGGATCCCCCAGCAGCCAGCTGATCACTAGATACATGCATGAGCTCAGCAAGGTCAGAGCTGTCTAGCCAACAGATGCTCTGTTGCCCATCATTTTGGTTTGCAGGGCGGTCATTACGCACACTCCTGTGGCAACCGATGATGAATAGACCACCCCCAAGGACGTCCAGCCTAGTGGGAAAGCACACAAGTATAACTGGAACTACCTCCACTGCCGAATGACATCTACTGAATGCTTACTGGTTTTGTGTCAGGCGTTATATTCAATGCTTCACCTACATTCTCACTGAATCCATGCAGCAACCATACTAGGTAGTTACTACCATCATCCCCAtttcaaagatgaagaaactgagactcagagaggggaagtgacttgttATACAGCTAAACAAGGGCTGGGGTTATCAGGATTTCAGTCCAGGTCTGTTTGACTCCAAAGCCCGTGAGTGTAACCAATATGCTTTGCTACCAGCCTAAATGTCTTATCAGCTTAGAAAAGAGTCAGAAGATATTCCCTTTAAACAAGAAAATCAGACAGAACTTTCTAGAAGGGGCAGCATTAGGGTTTTGAAGTGGCTTTGAGTGGGATTAATGCCATGAGGTAGAGGGAATGGAGGGGAgcttttgtgaatatttttattgTGCAAACAGGCATTTGACAGCTGCTGGAATCAAGTTTCCCAAATCCAGTGATTGGTAGCAGTTGGTGAGCACAGGGACCCACCACTCTATGAGCTTTAGAAGGATAGTTTGTGAAAAATTCCTCTGATAAAAGTCAAGGCTACTTAAAGCTAGGTAAAACAGGCAGGTGTGTTTGTGGCATGTTGACTTAACTTGCTCAAAAGTATTTCTGCTATTAACCTGCTAGGATGCCTGAAATTCTCACCTTTAGGTAAGGCATTGAAGGCACCAGTTAAAGCACACACATGTTGTTGGAGATAAGTTGAGAGTGGGCGTGTGTATGTGTAACTGGTCTGGGTGGGGGCTCCTAGGAGGGCATGGGAAAGGTATGAGCTGGAGGCATTACGGAAGAAAAGCAAGACAGAGATTTCCAGTCTGCTTCACTGAGGGCTGATGCTGTTGAAGGTGGAGTTTCTGTGCCCTTCCATCAGGACACAGTCCCTCTATGTATGCTGCTTGTGTTAGGCAACTGGAGGCTCCAGGCTGCACTGCAATGATGGTTGGACAGTATGTTGCTTCAGGCTTCAGAtagctctccctccctgcccactgcTCAGTTCTGCTGCCCTAAGACACGGTTTTTGAGTGAGCACTCGTGTCTTGCCAGCCAGAAGTGTGGAACCTCAGTCTTTCTAGGGAAGTTGTAAAGATTTATTTTGGGTGCACTTCTTATCCTTCACCGAGTCACCCAGCATGCCCGTCCTGCTGCTGTGTCTTGAGACAACCAGCAGTCGATGCATCCCCTGCTGGCCAACACTCTCTGACCCCTCACCCCTGCAACAGGCATCTCGATAACCTACTCTTACGTCACAATAAGCTGAGCTAAAACATGTCAGGATGCTTTTGACTGCAAGGGGCAGAAGCCTAATTTGAACTGGCTTAAACAAAGGGGAAGGTACTGGTTGACGTAGGTGACGTCCAGGGTGCCATGTTGGATACAGGGGCTGGAGACTTAATCTGAGCTCCTTCTACTTTCTGTGTTGGCTCCAGGCTTAGACAGGTGTTTCCCCTCATGGTGATGGCCCCAAGAAGGCTGCCTGCCCCTCCAAGCGTCATCCGGCTCTCAGCCATCCCATAGAAAAACAGAAGAGCCTCAGAGCTGAATGCCACTGGTCCTGAAAGGGGTGGGCTTGGCTCATGGGCCTATCCCCCAGCCAATCACTGTATTCAGGGTTGTGTtaatttcctcttcctcctgtaacaaattaccacaaaggcagtggctttaaacaacacaaatatattaTCTTATAATTCTGGAGGTCTGCCCATCTCAGAGGCAATGTGATGCTCTGACCGATTACTCCAGAAACATAAGTCTGGCCCTAAAGCCCCACCCAAACCACACAGAGTGTGGGGAGAGGTGGTTCCCCCAAGGAATACAGAGAGATAGAGTCCATACCATGCCATGAGGAACAGGACGTCAAAGGGGCAATAGCAAGTGGCCGCAACAGAAAGCACAGGAAGGGAGTTCAGAGCTCTTACAATTTTGTCAGACTCACTGTCACGTTCCTTTTGGGCATCAACCGATTTCTCTTAGTGAGCATGTCATTGGCAAGACTGAAGTTGGAAATACACTTTGATAATTTTATTTGAGTGGGAACTTCATATATGATCTATGTTACTTTTAAAGCAAGGAATTTAGAGCCTAGTCCCTCCTCCAGTGACTTACCATGAGCCACGTGATGGTGAGGAGGTGCACGGCTAAGACTTGGACAACATGGGAAAGCACTTAATTATCTGGTTTCTGAGCAAATCCGGGGTTTCCGCTGATTAGGGTGCATGGGGGTAAGAAGCTCAGGGTAATGGAAAACTACATCATGTGTTATGTTACTCTCACTTAAATCCCCTAAACTTAAGGGAAAACAATCTTCAAAAGAGTCACAAAGCACATGAAGGGGCAACTTGAGGGGACGCTTATCCAGATGAATCGCAATATTCTTAATGGCTGGATTTTGAATGAAAATTTGAGAGAGAGCTACAGTCTCAAAGATACAGCTGCACATTGGCCAGCTTGGAAAAAGTTgatgaaaaataaacaacaacCCAGCCATTCACTTGGCTAAGGCCCAGAAGTAGCCTGATATGTCACTTCGGGGCACAGTTGATGGCAGAGGCAGCAAAGAATGATCAAGGAGTGCTGGCAAGCTTTAGGGGGGGAGAAGGACCACTTACGAGTGTGCTTTGCAGAGGAAGCACGTGGTGCCCATTCCTCTGCATGACCTTCCATCAGAGCATGTGCGGAAGAGGAAGCTAGGCAGATGGAGAGGCAACGACTCAGTGACACAGAGAGGAAAACGGGCATGATTATAAACCCAGGGAATGCATCACAGAGCAGCTCCGCCTGATGGTTATGAACTCTGTCCCTAGAATTGGATAGAACAGAATCTGAATTCTGAGGCTGCCACTTAATAGTTGTTTGACCATGGACTGGTCACTTTAACCTTTTTGAACCTCaggttttcatctataaaatggggataatgatagtaCAAATCTTGTGGAATTGTCACAAGGGAAAAACAGTGATTAAAACCaggaccacccccacccccctcccaGTCTCTCCAGGTCCTGACTCCATTTTCCTCTGTGTTGGGTCCACCCTCAGGCAGGCTCTTGCTTCGTGGTGGCAAGATGGCTGCCAGTAGCTTTAGGcacatttcctttcttctccacaATCCCAGTGATAAAGACTTTTTTCTCCAGTGGTTTAGCAAAAATCCTGGGACGGACGCTGATTTGTCCAACCTGGCCCAGCCCTGAACTGGTCATTGTGGCCGAGTGGGTGGCATCTATTGGTCGGCCAGATCTCAGTCAGAAGCCTACCGTGGAGTCCCAGACCCACCTGACCACACAACAGAGAAGAACCAAAGCGCTGTGGCCCGAAAgcaggggtggatgggtgggcaAAACAGCCGTCCCCACAGTGGCCTGAAAGTGGTGATTAACAAATCAACCAGTGCACGTTAAGTGGACACAGCCCAGCAGAAACAGGAGGTGCTGGCAGCACTGATTGTCCACCCACCCGTGATTTCCCTGTCCTCCTTCTCCCCCACACCCAGCTCGGGGGACCAAACCACAAGAGGTCCAAGCCCAAGCCTCAGATTTTCCAAGGCagcacatgaaaggatgttcaAGATCCCTAATCACTTGGGAAATGCAAgccaaaactacaatgagataccacgtcATACTCACTTGGATGgctactattaaaaaaacaaacaaacagaaaacaacaagcgtttgtaaggatgtggagaaattggagcccttgggcactgctagtgggaatataaaatacaCAGTGTCAAatggttcagccattgtggaaaaaacagtatgcaggttcctcagaaaattaaaaatagaatgtccacatgatccagcaattccacttctggggtaTATACCCCgaagaattgaaatcagggtctcaaagagatatttgcacactcATGTTCACAGCTGTGTTATTCACAAAAGCTAAACCATGGGGACAATCCAAATGCCCATTGACAGGTGAGTGGAGAAGCAGAAGGTGGTCCATCCGCACAACGGGATCCTATGCAGCCTTAGAAGGGAAGGAGATTCGGACACAACGtggatgaaccctgaggacattatgctaagtgaaataagctgatCAAAAAAAGGaacactatatgattccattttatatgAGGTGCTCAGAGGTGTCAGAATTGTAGAGATAGATTCAAAGTAGCATGGTGAGTGCctgggctggggaaggagagaatggGGGTCATTGTCTAGTGGGGATGGGGTTTCAGTCTTAGAAGGTGAAAGATCTCCGGAGACGGGTGGCGGTGATGTTtccacagtgtgaatgtacttaatactatGCGATTATACACTTAAAAGTGGCTACTGTGGTAAATTTTGTTccatgtattttatcacaattaaagaaaatgggaaaaaaatatcctGTCCAAGGCTCTAAGCCTGTGGTCTGCTCCCTCTTAGCACAAAATGGGAGAGTCTTGGAGAGTCCAAGACACCCCCAGTCTCATGTTTCCCAGGAGGCTCAGACGACCTGGGGaagggcaggaaggcaggggcTGCTCCCGCGTGAGTGGGGTGCTGGCTGGCGTCGCCGGCGCCTCCTCCAGTCACCGTGCTCAAGTTGCTGTGAGGACCAAGTAAAATCCTGCCTCCGACTGCCCAGATGACCATGTTCTCTTCTTTTCTCAATTCTACATGGTTATCTTCTGTTCCCAGCACCCTGTACGCTTGGTTCTTTATCCCTGGACTTGCTTCTTGCAACTAGATTAGAaggctgagggcagggcagggccagcaCCATGCTGGCCTTCACGGCCACGGGCGCCTGGTGGGCTCACCAGGGTGTGCTGGGTTCGGCGCAGGCTGCAGGAGGCACACGCCCAGTGGTGGTCTGACAACACCAGGAAGTGGCCTTTACCCTGCTTCTCTTTTTAGCTATGGCTATGTTTGCTCTTTCTCCAGCCATCCCCTGATCAAAGcaagagatttttattttgtaggtgATGGTATTTTAATTCCAGGGAAAGAGGTGATAATGAAATGATAGAAATTCCAGCTCAACAGGAACAGAAGATAATCCTGGTTGTGGGATTTCTAATTTTCAAAGCATGGAGAGCAAACAAATGAAGCAAAGGCCCCTACAGCAAGTTTGATCTGCCTGGTGACAACTGACCCTCCAGGATGGCGTCTTTCACCCTCCACTCCCTGACTTGGACTcaaggactgggcaggatggaaGTGGGCTTGGGGGGGTGGTGGAGGAGAAACTTTCACAGCAGCTTGATTCTGGGGGTTTGACTACTTTTTTAGTTGCTACAGCTTTGTAACAAATTCCCCAAGTGACTGGTGTAAGACAACTGTTTACTGTGCTCCTGGGCTCCCTTGGTTGGATTCAGGCCGGGCAGCTGGTGGTACTCATCTGGAAGTCTTATGTCTGGGGGCTCTGACCCCCTCAAGGCCACTCACGTCTTTAGCTGGTGTTGGCTGCTGGTTGCCGGGCCTCCGTCACCCTCCATGTCACTCACTCCATGTGACCTGTGTGGGCCTGCTTGGCCACCTCCCAGCTCAATGACTTTTTTCAGAGGACAAGTGTCCCCAGGCAAAACCAGGTGGAGGCTTTCCGACCTTTTATAACTCCCGTCGTTTCTGCTGCTTTCTATTTATTCAGAAGTGGGTCACTGAGGCTCAAGGGTCTGTGGTATTCAACTCCACCTTTTATGGGAAGAATGTCAAAGGATTTGTGCACATGTTTTAAGTTGACCACAAGTGTCCTGAGACGTGAAGGGCAACTCCAGGGCCTCGGACTGCCCATCTTCATCCGTGTGGCCTGTGACTCCCTGCGTTGTCCTGGGAAGGCCAGCTCCAATGCAGTCCACTCCGTGCTGACTGACAGGGTGAGAGTGGCGTGGGGGGACCTGCCTGTGCCTCCCAGAGCGCTCCTGTCTTCACAGGCCTTCCCTCGGGTCAGGGAGGGCCTCTCAGGGCTTCCTGGGGTTCTCCGAGATCAGCAGGCCAGGGCCTAGTCTGTGGGAAGCATTTGTTCATCCCCTCATCCGTTCATCTGCAAATCATCTGGCAGACGTCAGGTGTCACTTCGGGTGCCAGGGCACCATTCTCAGTGCAGACTGTGTTGGTAACAACAAACGGAACCCACGCTGGTCTCTGGTGATGCTCAGTGCAGGAGGCAAGGCTCAGGTGAGCTGCGAGAGCCTCCCCAGCTGGGCTGGGAAGTCCACAAGGGAAACCAAGGGGCTCCCTGGGCCTTGGGAGGGAGCCTGCCCTGCATGGGGGCTGTGAGCACATCTGGGACATCCAGGGACCGCTAACCTGCTCCCTGGTTGACTTTGCTCCGGGCCACTGTCCACACCCACCGGCGCTGAGCtcctgggagaggcagggagacAGCCAGTGCCCGTGAGTCACGAGTGTAAAGTACGCCCCGGACCTTGTCAGGCAGGTCTGTGCAAGGATAAGGTGTCATTAGGTGAGCGTTGAGAAATGTTGCTTTCCTGGAGACCCTAAGATAAAAGATAGCAACCTTCATGTGCAGCCTGTTATCTCTGTCCGGCTCTGGGGGCGAGGGCTGCAGTCCTGGGGCAGCAATGCGCGGGCTCTGAGTGTGAGCGCGCGTGcgtgtgcatatgtatgtatgcgGAGTGCGGGTGCGCGCGTGGCCTCCGCTGCTGCCCCCgctccgccccgccccacccctcgCCCTGCTGGGTGCGCCGCGGGCCGCGCGCTCCGGGCCGGCTCCCCCGCGCTGGGAGGCGACCCCCGGTGCGCCCCGGGTTCAAAGGCCCGAGCGCCAGTTCCAGCCCCTCCGGGAGGCGGGGAGGCGAGGGGTGGTGCGGGAGCCAGAAAAGCCGGAGCCACAGCCGGCCGCCCTGCGCAGGGATGGGCAGCGCGCTCTCAAGTTTGTGACCGCCGCAGCCAACTCCTGGCCGCAGCCCGCGACGCAGCTCGAGCGGCCGCCCTGCAAGCCCCGCAGCTGGAAGGCGAGGCCAGCGGTGCCGGCCCGAGCGCCCTTTCGCGGCCACAGGCGTCCGTCCTCCAGGCCCGGGGCTCCAGTGCTTGATCGGGGTTCATGGAGCCGGGACTGTGTCTCCTTTTCGGGCTCGCAGTAACCTCCGCCGCAGGTAAGCGGGCGGGACGGCGCGCCTCTCCTGGCGCGAGCGCACACAAAAGGACCCCGGGATggggggcgcgggcgcgggcgcaCTGCAGGGAGCACCCTCGCGCCTGGGCTCACCACCCCTGGAGGCGTCTGGGGGGCCGCAGCGGAGCTCATGAGCTGCCCCGGGGGCTCTGGAGGTTGCAGATGACGCAGGCTGGAGACCTGCAGCCCTGGCGCGGAGTTGGTCAATGTTTCATGACATTGGGAACTTTCCAAGAAGTATGCAAACTGTTCAGAAACTGCAAAAACGGTTGCAAAGTTTTCAGAAAGTGTGCAAAATGCGTGTACTTATTCAACGGGTGCAAATCGTTTACAGAGTTTGCACACAGTGAAAATAGCTTCCAAGCTTTTCGCCAAGTATGCACTTAACTTGCAGACTTTTCTGAAACTGCACATAGCTTTGCAAACTTTGCAGAAAGTTTGGCAGAGCTCAGAGACTACACAAAGTGCAACTGGATTGCAAACTTTGCAGGAAGTTTGGTTGTCGCCCTCCCCCAGGATTTTGGGGATGGTGCATGTCTGTGTTTGGGGCCTGCACACTCAGGAGCTCCTCAATCTGCCCCCTGCAGGATTGATGCCTCACCCCCAGCCTGGGGAAGCTGGCGGGAGCAGCATACACGGGGCCGCCCCTGCAGCCAGATCTGAGGGGGACATGCAGGAGACTGAGGCCATGACTGCAGTGCAGAAAAGTCCTGGAGGCCCTGGGCAAAAACAGGGACCAGGTCGGTTTGGGGAGCAGGTGCCCAAGGGGGGCCCTGTGCACCACCGAGCCAGGCGCTGTACGTGCTTCACCTACAAGGATAAGGAGTGCGTCTACTACTGCCACCTGGACATCATCTGGATCAACACTCCTGAGTGAGTCAGTCCTCTGGGAATGGGATGGAGGGTCCAGGCCCCCTTTCTTCACTCTCCAGGGGACCTGCTGCCCTGCAGCCACATCAGCCCAGAGCCTGCCCTGGCACAGCCCGCAGCTCTCGCTGGGGTCTCCGGCCAGCCCACGTCTGGTCTGCCGTCAGGGGTGTGACCCCCATCCCAGTTAGGGCCTGGCCCAGGGGGAGCCCTCCCTCGGAGTGAAGTGAGCCAGCCAGAGGGATTAGACACCCGAGAGGCCCTCTGAGATGGAAGAAGCCCCACAGGTTACCTCCTGCCCCAGGGGCTAAGTgggcctgcctcccctcctgacCCTGCCAGGCCCCATGGAGTTTCAAATTCCTTGAAAGCTGCCTGCTCTCCAGGGAGCACAAGGGCGGGCTTGGCAGGGCCTGGCGGAACCTGTCCAGCCCCGGGAAGCTTCCACAGGCTCCTTTCCTCCCATGGACTggctcccaccagcccctgtcGCCCACTCCCGCCCACTGCCCCTGCCACAGACGacctccccaccacccctccTGTCCCTAAGAACTCCCCTACTGTGGGACCAAGGCAGTGCCGCCTGACTGGTCCTGGGGGCAGCCTTACCAGAGAGTCAGCCCCTCCTGGTGCCACGGAGAGGGCAGCTGGCGTCCCCGTCTGCTCACTCAGCTCAGGGACTTTTCTGGAGAAACCCCATCCTGCTGACAGCAAGAAGGGCCGGGCCTTACTCCGGGCCCCAGCCTTCTGGGTGCCTCCTCGCCTGCTCCTGAATCAGGGCCTGCACCAGACGTCTGTATGTTCCGTCCCCCAGGTGTGCGTGGGGTCTCTTGGGACTCCCGCTTGCAACCCACTAGGGACTCTGAGGAGCTGCCTGTGAATGGGAACACTTGGCCAGCAAGGGCCGCTTTGCCACTGTGTTTGGAGCCATCTTGGTTCATGCCCCTCATGGTCTTCACCCTCGAGGCATTTCACCTCCGAGCACTCTGGGTGACAGCGTTGGTGGGGCTCATGTGCCCGCCGTGCCTCATGGACACCTGGGGAACGAGGTGCCAAGGCGGGTAAACATCTTTTGGGCTAGGTGATGCACCTCTAAGCACCTACAAGGTTGGGATAGGTCTGGAAAGTCACCCCATTATGCCACAATGGCAGCCAGGCCTCGTTTCCCTGAGCAGCCTGCACAGGGTCTTGGACTCAGGAGGATGGTGCTCAGTTTAATGCTCTGTTgtcactgtcttgaaattctcAATGCTTCTTGAACCAGAGGCTTCACGTCTGCATTTTATCCTGGGCCTCACAAATGCAGCTGGTCCCGAGGGCAGAACTGCTTGCTGGGCTGTGTCCCGTCAGGCTCCTGTGCACACAGCCAGCCCACAGCAGGGACCATGGCAGCCCCCTGAGCCTGGGGAAGAGGATGTGACTGCTGGGGGTGCATCTGAGCAAGCTGCCATCGGTTGCCCTCTTTTCTTCCACAGCCGTCAGCGTCAGTTTCCCCACCACCCTGACACTTGTCTTGTTTCTTAGCCTCCTGGCATTGTGGTCTGACAGAATTAGCTACCCAGGACCCAGGGCAGGCAACAGCAGGACTGAGTCTTGCATTGGTTAGAATCCCAAGGTGAGAATCTAGAGGGAGAGAAAGCAAAGCCAACCAAatcagggcaggggcaggggacagcagagagag
This sequence is a window from Manis pentadactyla isolate mManPen7 chromosome 5, mManPen7.hap1, whole genome shotgun sequence. Protein-coding genes within it:
- the EDN3 gene encoding endothelin-3 isoform X1; translated protein: MEPGLCLLFGLAVTSAAGLMPHPQPGEAGGSSIHGAAPAARSEGDMQETEAMTAVQKSPGGPGQKQGPGRFGEQVPKGGPVHHRARRCTCFTYKDKECVYYCHLDIIWINTPEQTVPYGLSNYRGSFRGRRSAGLFLQSPQRSKWTQRCACVESHDRACMGFCTQILAVNRNSRMAEKLDAEEEEQARGVHGGLHPRRLKPRTDKASRL
- the EDN3 gene encoding endothelin-3 isoform X2, giving the protein MEPGLCLLFGLAVTSAAGLMPHPQPGEAGGSSIHGAAPAARSEGDMQETEAMTAVQKSPGGPGQKQGPGRFGEQVPKGGPVHHRARRCTCFTYKDKECVYYCHLDIIWINTPEQTVPYGLSNYRGSFRGRRSAGLFLQSPQRSKWTQRCACVESHDRACMGFCTQILAVNRNSRMAEKLDAEEEEQARGVHGGLHPRRQAEAQDRQSK